In one Magallana gigas chromosome 9, xbMagGiga1.1, whole genome shotgun sequence genomic region, the following are encoded:
- the LOC136271625 gene encoding uncharacterized protein produces MGRSKKAVKARSKRIRELKKHHRKQEKFTDGAVKYDGCTDEQHIDETSTVESDDMDHSNMETDPLFKDFKKYIKAKHQLERAKEKVTQCCGRKVVKTEDGQVKIVFLDYEYNF; encoded by the exons ATGGGTAGAAGCAAAAAAGCTGTTAAAGCCAGAAGTAAAAGAATAAGAGAACTGAAAAAGCATCATCGAAAGCAGGAGAAATTTACAGATGGAGCAGTGAAATATGATGGATGCACTGACGAGCAGCATATTGATGAAACATCAACAGTTGAAAGTGATG ATATGGATCATAGCAACATGGAAACAGATCCTCTTTTCAAAgactttaaaaagtacataaagGCAAAACACCAACTCGAGAGAGCAAAAGAGAAAGTTACGCAGTGTTGTGGGAGGAAAGTAGTTAAAACTGAAGATGGGCAAG TGAAGATTGTTTTTCTGGACTACGagtataacttttaa
- the LOC136271841 gene encoding uncharacterized protein: MKVMKTDLKNLKTEVEKKKDEVPENVRVPNRIRNAVKDFFSSGEDRELKWDFQKRYNDESNFEMTDFITKSVKGIAPEVSSEVLDAAVKRYFTSKKEGATRKARNKDVAHKQRQATYERKKEKLRRRQMALEKKTNWNKDKRAKVKSLLESKGAKKLMSSDEEGNDGFISHPYSWESDTWRQIKDSLDAKYIEICPPRSRRLLQKRTRGSVKEQEKPNLGE; encoded by the exons ATGAAGGTCATGAAAACTGATCTCAAAAACCTCAAGACAGAAGTTGAGAAGAAGAAAGATGAAGTACCTGAAAACGTCAGAGTGCCAAATAGAATAAGG AATGCTGTTAAAGATTTCTTTTCAAGCGGAGAGGACAGAGAGCTGAAATGGGATTTCCAGAAAAG GTACAACGATGAATCAAACTTTGAAATGACAGACTTCATAACGAAAAGTGTCAAAGGCATTGCCCCAGAAGTTTCTAGTGAGGTTTTAGATG CTGCAGTGAAGCGTTACTTCACATCTAAAAAGGAAGGGGCCACAAGGAAGGCTAGAAACAAAGATGTTGCCCATAAACAACGACAGGCAACTTATGAGCGAAAGAAGGAG aagtTACGACGGAGGCAAATGGCTCTTGAAAAGAAGACCAATTGGAACAAAGACAAGAGGGCCAAAGTGAAAAGCCTTTTGGAATCAAAAGGAGCCAAAAAGCTTATGTCAAGTGATGAGGAGGGCAACGATGGGTTCATTTCCCATCCCTACTCCTGGGAGAGTGACACTTGGAGACAGATTAAAGACAGCTTGGATGCGAAATACATTGAAATTTGTCCTCCCAGGAGTAGAAGACTCCTTCAAAAGAGAACGAGGGGGTCAGTGAAGGAGCAGGAGAAGCCCAACTTAGGTGAATAA